Below is a window of Aerococcus viridans DNA.
GTGATTTGGTATGCTAACCGTTCTTTTCGCTGGTCTTCGTAGGCCTTAATTTGCGGTAGAGCACTGATCATATAGCGAAAATCAAGGTGGCGGGTCATTTGCCCATTTTGCACAAGGACATATTCCTTCTCAAAGGGTGAAATGCCAGGAAATTGGCCGTGAATTTGGTACCAACCATCATAAATTTCCCAAACGCCGGGCCGAATCTCAGGTTGAAAATCCCGCTTCAAGACGAAAGTCTCATCATCACCAGTAATTTCCGCCATCCACCGCTTCTCATCCTCGCCAATCGGCATCAAAGGTAACTCGTGCGAAATCATCCAACCACTCCTCTCAAATTTTTTGTCTCGTAAGTACTAGTAAGTATAGGAAAAAGGGTCAACAATTTCAAGCTAGCACCCCCGCAGCAACTTGCGAGACGAGGGTAAAAAAGGTAGTATGGACATGACAAGAAGTACCATCATTTAAATAAAATGAACTGTGCACAGAAAGCGATACGGGGAGACAGATATGACGAAACTATTTCAACATCAAACATTGGGCGACTTGATGGCGGGCTTTTTCGATGGGTCGATGACTATAGAAGCCTTATTAAAAGAGGGCAACTATGGGATTGGCACCATGGACCATTTAGATGGGGAATTGATCGTGATTGACGGTAAGGCATACCAAGCCAAGGAAAACGGCGAATTAGTTGTTTTAAAAGGGGACGAAACCGTGCCGTATGCCGCCGTGACTGACTTTATGCCTGACCAAACCTTCACCATAAACGAATTATTTACCCTAGACGAATGGCATCAGTTCTTAAAAGGGAAATTGAAATCCTTATCGACATTTTCAGTCATCCGCATCGAAGGGTCTTTTGATTTCATGCATACCCGGGTTATCCCGCGCGTTGAAGAACCTTTCCCGCGCTTTATCGAAGCCAGTCGTAAGCAACCCGAATTCAAGCAAGAAAACGTCAAGGGCACTTGCATCGGGATTTACGGTCCTTACCTATTTGAAGGTGTAGTTAAACAAGGTTTTCATTGCCATTTTATCAGCGAAGACAAGAACTTTGGTGGCCACATCATTGATTATAGGATTAATCATGCAGATGTATCCGTCCAAACCGTCACCGACTTCCACCAGCATTTCGCAACTGATAATACAGCTTTCATGAATGCTACAGTCAATTACGATAACCTCATTACAGAAATTAACGAGAGTGAATAAGGGCAGTCAGTTTGCCAAAACAATCACGCAAGGAGGTGCCAGTTATTAAACTTGATATGACCATTGCGGGCTATCCCATTCAGGTAACCAAGCAGGCCAACTATAAAAACTTGACCTTAAAAGCCGTCCCGCCTCATGGAGACCTGCGCATTTCAGCACCCAAATACGAAAGTAAAGCCGCTATTGTCGCTTTTGTGGAAAACAACGTAGCCCAAATTGAGCGGATGCAAGCAGATATCAAAAACCGTTACCAAGACCAAGTCAAACGCTATGAAACCGGCGAAAGCCATTATTTATGGGGCCAAGCCTATCCTTTACTAGTCATTGAACAAGTGGGGCCGACGTCTTGCCGATTAATGGATAACCAGCTAGTTTTAACTGTCAAACCAGGTATGGACCAGGCTGAGCGGGCACAAGTCATGACGACCTATTACAGACAAGCGTTGAAAGACCAATTGGCCATTACCGGCCCTAAAATGATGACGCATATGGACGTATGGGCCAATGAATTTCGGATCAAGCAAATGAAAACCAGGTGGGGCACCTGTAATATCCAGAAAAAACGCATCTGGATTAATCTGAACTTGGTCACTGCACCATTAATTTGCCTGGAATCAGTCGTCGTTCATGAATTGGTACATTTACTAGAAACCAACCATACCAAGCGTTTCTACCAGCTAATGGACCAATATTTTCCGAAATGGCAAGAAGCGAATGCAATTTTGTCGAAATTACCTAGTTTATTTCATTAAAAATCTGTTAAAATAGAAGCAGTAAACGCATAAAAATAAGTTAAGCCCCAAGTTGATTTGGGACTTTTTTCTTTTTGAGAAAGAAATGATTTAGAGGAGTTGTTCATATGGTAAAGAAGGGGTTTAAAATACCGCTAGCCTTGAAATTAGTAATTGCAATTATATTAGGGATTATTGTCGGCCAATTTGGTTTTCTACCAGAAATTTTCTTTCAAGTATTAAAAACATTATCCGGATTATTCTCCGAGTTCCTGGCCTTCATCATTCCATTGATGATTGTCGGCCTGATTATTCCAGGTATCGCTGAACTAGCAGAAGGTGCGGGTAAACTTTTAGGAATTACCGTAGCCATTTCCTACGGGTCAACAATCGTTGCCGGTATCCTTGCCTATACTGTAGCCAGCAATTTATTCCCAATGTTTATCACCTCTGACTTGGCAAATACCATCCAAGAATCAGGTGAAGGGGCAACCGCCTTATTCTCAATTGGTCTAGAACCCATGTTTTCAGTTACCACAGCCATTATCTTCGCCTTTATGTTAGGCTTAGGGATTTCTTGGCTACGAGCAAGAGGACGCGGAGAATCTTTAATGACAGTATTTACCGACTTTGGTAAGGTTATCGATTTAACCTTACAAACAGTCGTGATTCCATTCCTGCCATTCTATATCTTCTTCAACTTTGCAGATATGTCATATTCAGGTTCAGTATTTGCCGTTATGTCAGTCTTTTGGCGGGTATTAGTCACTGCCATCTTCTTACATTTACTATACCTAACCTTCATGTTTGCCGTGGTTGGTGCTTACGCCGGTAAGAACCCAATTCAAATGATGAAGAATCAAATTCCAGGTTGGTTAACAGCCGCAGGTACCCAATCATCTGCCGCAACCATTCCAACAAACGTTGAAATTGCCCGGAAAAATGGCGTTTCTGAGCAAATCGCTAACTTCGTTGTGCCACTATGCGCCACTATCCATCTAGCTGGTTCAATGATTACCATCATATCTTGTGTGACAGCCATCTTAATGATGTACTCAATGCCAATCTCAATTGGTACAATGGCTGGCTTCATCATGGTATTAGGAATCGCTATGGTCGCTGCACCAGGTGCACCAGGCGGGGCCATCATGTCAGCTTTACCTTTCTTACCAATGGTTGGTCTAACAGAAGCCTTCAACCAATTAGCCATTTCTTTATACATCACCCAAGACTCATTTGGTACCGCAACAAATGTATCAGGTGACAACGCCATCGCCGTCATCGTCGATGCTGTCTACAAAAAAGATAAAAAAGCAGAACAAGCTAAGTAGATTTACTCTAAAGGATTCAGTGTAAAGGCTGTATCTTTTTTTATCTAGTGATTAAAATCCTTCGGCTTTCACTATACCTATCATTACCTTAGATTCGGTGGGGCCTCCAACTGCCAAGGTCTAATGGTTTGGCTGACTATACATTCTGTAAGGGATAAACGCCTAACAAACTGACATGCGCCAGGCCACCCTGAGTTCACCGCGAAGGCATGCTAGGTATGTTCCAGCCTTTGCTTAGTAAGTCCACAACCGAGTAATAACTTCAATGAAAAGTAAAATGTGGATTAAGTAAAGTATTTTTGGATAAATGGTATACTACTTTTTTAATCGAGGAAAGAAAGGCATAAGGCTGACGGCAACATTATTTGTTCTATTGATGATACGGTTGCTGTTGAAGCTAATGTGAATGATCATGGTGGAATCATCGATGTAGTTAAAGCGTACCTGTAGTCATCGACAAGGGTTATTGGTGGTAGGTCGATGATGGTGTAGGTCGTTTTTCAGTGGGGGATAGGCCTAATTGGGATAGACCGTTCGAATTTTCAATTTCTTGTGGTAAACTATATAGGTATTAGTGACGTATGACTAACCAGCACCCAATGAGGAGGAGCTATCGTGAAGTGGATTGCCCCTGTTTATGGTTTAGTGACGGCGATTGTGATAGGCGGTTCGCTTCTATGTAGATTTGATTCCGAATTCAGAAATTCAGCACATTGAATACTATCCAGATGCCAGTTTACAGGAACACTTTGAGGGTATGTCAGGTTAAGTTATTACGGCAGAGTTCACTTTAAATAATCAACCTTAAATTGTTTTGGATGGCGGGCCATATTTCCATTTTAATGAGGTGATATCTTTGAGCCTTAATTGCGAGAGTCAGATGAAATAGATTATTACTGGGAAAAATTATGCCGCTGGTCCTAAAGCTGAGCAGTGTGGTTGTGTAAAAGATAGATATGGTTTATCGTGGCAAATTGTACCGGCAAGTATTGGAGCGTGGCAACAAAATCTGGCACAATTGTAAGCCATGATCTAGATGAAGAAGATTGATATCCAAAGGCTATTAGATTTAGCCTAAGAGAAAGGAAACACAATGTTATTTGGGCAATTAATTGAAAACGAAAGTTCGTATACACTATACTTTGAAAGGGACTTTTACCAGTCAAAAGAGGCGGTATTCAACGCATTGACAGATCCGATCATTTTTTCAAAATGGTATCCATTCGCAACAGGGGAAATGGATGGCCAAGTTGGCGGATTGATCAAATTTGACGATGGCGAAGGGAATCTTTACCAAGGTGTGATTACTAAGTTTTCACTTGAAGATGGTTTTGAGTTTATCGAAGATGGTCGCGATGTGATGCGCATGGAAATTTCTGAAACGGAATCTGGTGCTAAATTACATTTTAACCATACATTTTCAGACCTTGCCTGGGTAGTGCAAACAGCTACCGGTTGGCATAATTGCTTAAATGTATTCGTGCAAATCATGAACGGTCAACCACCACAATGGCCATTGCCAGATGAATTGGTTGAGTTAACGCAAGCTTATGAAACACAATTTAAAGAAGAAAAACTTAAAGAAGAAAAATAGCTTAGAAGTCGAGGAATACATTGTTCCCGACATCTAAGCTATTTATTTGCATATGATTACATGTTATTTGGCGATGTGTTTCGTTAAAACTTTTTTGTTTGAGATATGAAGGGTTTCGTCAACGTCATAAATAATGGGTTCACCGGTTGCAATTTCTAAGTCAGGAATATCTTCATCAGAAATACCCTC
It encodes the following:
- the budA gene encoding acetolactate decarboxylase, which gives rise to MTKLFQHQTLGDLMAGFFDGSMTIEALLKEGNYGIGTMDHLDGELIVIDGKAYQAKENGELVVLKGDETVPYAAVTDFMPDQTFTINELFTLDEWHQFLKGKLKSLSTFSVIRIEGSFDFMHTRVIPRVEEPFPRFIEASRKQPEFKQENVKGTCIGIYGPYLFEGVVKQGFHCHFISEDKNFGGHIIDYRINHADVSVQTVTDFHQHFATDNTAFMNATVNYDNLITEINESE
- a CDS encoding M48 family metallopeptidase; protein product: MPKQSRKEVPVIKLDMTIAGYPIQVTKQANYKNLTLKAVPPHGDLRISAPKYESKAAIVAFVENNVAQIERMQADIKNRYQDQVKRYETGESHYLWGQAYPLLVIEQVGPTSCRLMDNQLVLTVKPGMDQAERAQVMTTYYRQALKDQLAITGPKMMTHMDVWANEFRIKQMKTRWGTCNIQKKRIWINLNLVTAPLICLESVVVHELVHLLETNHTKRFYQLMDQYFPKWQEANAILSKLPSLFH
- a CDS encoding dicarboxylate/amino acid:cation symporter, encoding MVKKGFKIPLALKLVIAIILGIIVGQFGFLPEIFFQVLKTLSGLFSEFLAFIIPLMIVGLIIPGIAELAEGAGKLLGITVAISYGSTIVAGILAYTVASNLFPMFITSDLANTIQESGEGATALFSIGLEPMFSVTTAIIFAFMLGLGISWLRARGRGESLMTVFTDFGKVIDLTLQTVVIPFLPFYIFFNFADMSYSGSVFAVMSVFWRVLVTAIFLHLLYLTFMFAVVGAYAGKNPIQMMKNQIPGWLTAAGTQSSAATIPTNVEIARKNGVSEQIANFVVPLCATIHLAGSMITIISCVTAILMMYSMPISIGTMAGFIMVLGIAMVAAPGAPGGAIMSALPFLPMVGLTEAFNQLAISLYITQDSFGTATNVSGDNAIAVIVDAVYKKDKKAEQAK
- a CDS encoding VOC family protein, with amino-acid sequence MTGKNYAAGPKAEQCGCVKDRYGLSWQIVPASIGAWQQNLAQL
- a CDS encoding SRPBCC domain-containing protein, which encodes MLFGQLIENESSYTLYFERDFYQSKEAVFNALTDPIIFSKWYPFATGEMDGQVGGLIKFDDGEGNLYQGVITKFSLEDGFEFIEDGRDVMRMEISETESGAKLHFNHTFSDLAWVVQTATGWHNCLNVFVQIMNGQPPQWPLPDELVELTQAYETQFKEEKLKEEK